In Mustela nigripes isolate SB6536 chromosome 2, MUSNIG.SB6536, whole genome shotgun sequence, a single window of DNA contains:
- the LOC132009921 gene encoding phosphatidylinositol N-acetylglucosaminyltransferase subunit Y-like, with the protein MFLSLPTLTFLTPLASLAGLFSAFMEENFPLGCTCSTSLCFHSLPISVPVSQFFHLWTWMGIKRFRHN; encoded by the exons ATGTTTCTGTCTCTTCCTACATTGACTTtccttactc CATTGGCCTCTCTAGCAGGACTATTCTCAGCCTTCATGGAAGAAAACTTCCCATTGGGCTGCACCTGCTCAACCAGCCTGTGCTTTCACAGTCTGCCTATTAGCGTACCAGTTTCTCAGTTCTTCCACCTTTGGACTTGGATGGGTATTAAACGCTTCAGACATAATTAA